Proteins encoded in a region of the Xiphophorus couchianus chromosome 11, X_couchianus-1.0, whole genome shotgun sequence genome:
- the sil1 gene encoding nucleotide exchange factor SIL1 — protein sequence MKLIFCYFGGATLSCLFLVLLQLHCSLSQKSEGALTVVENTEGGRGVDEEEEVTVDNDDDDDGVFEVVQPNEQWQTLKPDQAVPAGSHVRLNLQTGEREVRLGEEQLKYWTQQHREEEKSRSSIDPDELKRAMKKIKEDQSSQDSAPSRFRPLDELKKEMADLDLLVETDVQIMRRLLDQFNSSNSTMEQRLSILQELEYLVHQVDNAQTLCAMGGLSFILQGLNSSDVRFQENSALVLGSAVASNPVVQVQAVEGGALQTLLTTLATTQPLNVKKKVLFALACLLRHFPYAQRHFLSHGGLQILSELFRADAGGILRTRIVTMLYDMISEKELISQAGLDPVQDPAHAERLRQYSQVSLQEELMEEGWCSLVPQLLQSTEHDYREKALRALLAMTPVCLDQYRSDGALLGSLLTLRLQYSELIQSEMILGEETSYFTEMVELIDSLQVKVK from the exons ATGAAGCTGATTTTCTGTTACTTTGGAGGAGCTACTCTCAGCTGCTtgttcctggttctgctgcagctgcactgCTCTCTCAGCCAGAAG TCTGAAGGTGCCTTAACCGTGGTGGAGAACACTGAAGGAGGACGGGGTgttgatgaagaggaggaggtgacggttgataatgatgatgatgatgatggagttTTTGAGGTTGTTCAGCCTAATGAACAGTGGCAAACACTGAAACCAG ACCAGGCCGTCCCAGCAGGCTCCCATGTGAGGCTGAACCTGCAAACCGGTGAGAGGGAGGTCAGGCTGGGGGAGGAACAGCTCAAGTACTGGACCCAGCAGCACAG GGAAGAGGAAAAGAGCCGGTCCTCCATTGATCCCGATGAGCTGAAACGTGCCATGAAGAAGATCAAGGAGGACCAGAGCAGTCAG GACTCGGCGCCATCCAGGTTCCGGCCGCTGGACGAGTTAAAGAAGGAGATGGCTGACCTGGACCTGCTGGTAGAGACGGATGTCCAG ATCATGAGGCGCCTGTTGGATCAGTTCAACAGCAGCAACTCCACTATGGAGCAGAGGCTGAGCATCCTGCAGGAGCTGGAGTACCTGGTGCATCAG GTGGATAATGCTCAAACCCTGTGTGCGATGGGGGGCCTGAGCTTCATCCTGCAGGGTCTGAACAGCTCTGATGTCCGATTCCAGGAGAACTCTGCGCTGGTCCTGGGCTCCGCTGTAGCCAG TAACCCAGTGGTCCAGGTCCAAGCAGTGGAGGGGGGGGCTCTGCAGACCCTTTTAACAACGCTGGCCACCACTCAGCCGCTCAACGTCAAGAAGAAG GTCCTGTTTGCTCTGGCTTGCCTCCTGCGTCACTTCCCCTACGCACAACGCCACTTCCTGTCCCACGGCGGGCTGCAGATTCTATCGGAGCTCTTTAGGGCAGACGCTGGAGGAATCCTGCGAACACGAATAGTCACCATGCTGTACGACATGATCAGCGAGAAG GAGCTGATCTCCCAGGCTGGCCTGGACCCGGTCCAGGACCCGGCCCATGCCGAGCGGCTGCGTCAGTACTCCCAGGTGTCCCTGCAGGAGGAGCTGATGGAGGAGGGCTGGTGCTCTCTGGTGCCACAGCTGCTCCAGTCTACTGAGCATGACTACAGGGAGAAG GCTCTGCGGGCGCTGTTGGCCATGACTCCTGTGTGTCTGGATCAGTACCGCTCAGATGGTGCTCTGCTGGGTTCTCTGCTCACCCTCAGACTGCAGTACTCAGAACTGATCCAGTCAGAAATGATCCTAGGAGAAGAGACCAGCTACTTCACAGAGATGGTGGAGCTTATAGACTCTCTGCAGGTCAAAGTGAAATGA